The Longimicrobium sp. genome contains a region encoding:
- a CDS encoding TldD/PmbA family protein: MKRREFLLRSAGGAALALAPSQLRAAGQLHDDPDYKALTGRALDAARRAGASYADVRITRNRSQSIATRERRITGFDDGETFGFGVRALVNGAWGFAASRDLTLEEVERVARSAASQARASAATLRRPVELAPAEVHRDVTWRSPIQTDPFDIAIEEKVALLLGANEAALRVQGARFVTSSVFFLREEKTYANTDGSYITQTIFRSYPQMNVTAVSADGSDFQTRMSTDVQPMGLGYEHVRASRLAENASRWAEDAVKKLSARPVEPGRFDLVLLPSHLFLTIHESIAHPTELDRIMGYEANFAGTSFISPIQDFLGKFRYGPANFNIQAERSAPGSLATVGYDDEGVRPDEYLIVKNGILNDLQTTREQAPLLADWYRQQGKPVRSHGNSYAQSWSDVQFQRMPNVNLMPNPERDVTLDELVGGVQDGILIEGRGSYSIDQQRYNAQFGGQTFHEIKNGKVGGMLKDVAYQMRTPEFWNAVDGIGGRSSYFVGGSFNDGKGQPSQSNAVSHGCPPVRVRKINVINTGRRG, from the coding sequence ATGAAACGCAGAGAGTTCCTCCTCCGCAGCGCAGGGGGCGCCGCGCTGGCGCTCGCGCCGTCGCAGCTCCGCGCCGCGGGGCAGCTGCACGATGACCCGGACTACAAGGCGCTCACCGGGCGCGCGCTGGATGCGGCGCGCAGGGCCGGCGCGAGCTACGCGGACGTGCGCATCACCCGCAACCGCAGCCAGTCGATCGCCACGCGCGAGCGGCGCATTACCGGCTTCGACGACGGGGAGACGTTCGGGTTCGGGGTGCGGGCGCTGGTGAACGGGGCGTGGGGGTTCGCCGCGTCGCGCGACCTGACGCTGGAGGAGGTGGAGCGGGTGGCGCGGTCGGCGGCGTCGCAGGCGCGGGCCAGCGCGGCCACCCTGCGCCGCCCCGTGGAGCTCGCCCCCGCGGAGGTGCATCGCGACGTCACCTGGCGCTCGCCGATCCAGACCGACCCGTTCGACATCGCCATCGAGGAAAAGGTGGCGCTGCTGCTGGGCGCCAATGAGGCCGCGCTCCGAGTGCAGGGCGCGCGCTTCGTCACGTCGTCCGTCTTCTTCCTCCGCGAAGAAAAGACGTACGCCAACACGGACGGATCGTACATCACGCAGACGATCTTCCGGTCGTATCCGCAGATGAACGTAACGGCGGTGTCGGCCGATGGATCGGACTTCCAGACGCGCATGTCCACCGACGTGCAGCCGATGGGGCTGGGGTACGAGCACGTGCGCGCATCGCGGCTGGCGGAGAACGCATCGCGCTGGGCGGAGGACGCCGTCAAGAAGCTTTCCGCGAGGCCGGTGGAGCCGGGGCGCTTCGACCTGGTGCTCCTCCCCTCGCACCTCTTCCTCACCATCCACGAGTCGATCGCGCACCCCACCGAGCTGGACCGCATCATGGGGTACGAGGCCAACTTCGCGGGGACGTCGTTCATCAGCCCCATCCAGGACTTCCTGGGGAAGTTCCGCTACGGGCCCGCCAACTTCAACATCCAGGCGGAGCGCAGCGCCCCCGGCTCGCTGGCCACGGTGGGGTACGACGACGAAGGCGTGCGGCCGGACGAGTACCTGATCGTCAAGAACGGCATCCTCAACGACCTGCAGACGACGCGCGAGCAGGCGCCGCTGCTGGCGGACTGGTACCGGCAGCAGGGGAAGCCGGTGCGCAGCCACGGCAACTCGTACGCGCAGAGCTGGAGCGACGTGCAGTTCCAGCGCATGCCCAACGTCAACCTGATGCCTAACCCCGAGCGCGACGTCACGCTGGACGAGCTGGTGGGCGGCGTGCAGGACGGCATTCTGATTGAGGGGCGCGGCTCGTACTCCATCGACCAGCAGCGCTACAACGCGCAGTTCGGCGGGCAGACCTTCCACGAGATCAAGAACGGCAAGGTCGGCGGCATGCTCAAGGACGTGGCGTACCAGATGAGGACGCCCGAGTTCTGGAACGCGGTGGACGGCATCGGCGGACGTAGCAGCTACTTCGTGGGCGGCTCCTTCAACGACGGCAAGGGACAGCCGTCGCAGTCCAACGCGGTGTCGCACGGGTGCCCGCCGGTGCGCGTGCGCAAGATCAACGTCATCAACACCGGCCGCCGCGGGTAG
- the secD gene encoding protein translocase subunit SecD encodes MALILLAIAASSFFLYRNYLREDTTGKRIGQIVTLGLDLQGGSHYALELDDSRAKLAPSERADAVERALKVVRMRVDELGTTEPVVQKAGNDRIIVELPGLQDQSRAKEVLQKTAFLEFQIVRPLTELQGALPRLDAAVARAFPDASKPGAAEAPANPVGGILQTAPKADSARPDSAGDSTAVAANTTGAKGDKPDAAAAGTPFSSKLAPGEPGALAVKTSDTAQVARWLRHPEVQRALPRGTTMLWAVPEAEENPEYRTLWFVDNAAIMTGENLQNAQAQGDQFGRPVVSFELSRAAGRKFEKATGAHINEQMAIVLDDRVYTAPSIRGQIGSHGQIDMGSAKLEDASELALVLRAGALPVPLRIVEERSVGPSLGADSINHGIIAGIVGIVAVVLIMVGVYKRSGFLSVVALAIYVLLTLGMLAALDATLTFPGIAGLILSVGMAVDANVLIFERIREELDAGRNTKTAINEGFHHALRAIIDSAVTTLITSAILFYTGTGPIRGFAVTLALGVVASMFTAIFTTRTLMMLDLGRQSAATQKLSI; translated from the coding sequence GTGGCGCTCATCCTCCTGGCCATCGCGGCCAGCTCGTTCTTCCTGTACCGCAACTACTTGCGGGAGGACACGACCGGCAAGCGCATCGGGCAGATTGTCACCCTCGGCCTGGACCTCCAGGGCGGGAGCCACTACGCCCTGGAGCTGGATGATTCCCGCGCCAAGCTCGCTCCGTCGGAGCGCGCGGACGCCGTGGAGCGTGCGCTGAAGGTGGTTCGCATGCGCGTCGACGAGCTGGGCACCACCGAGCCGGTGGTGCAGAAGGCCGGCAACGACCGCATCATCGTGGAGCTTCCGGGGCTCCAGGACCAGAGCCGCGCCAAGGAAGTCCTCCAGAAGACCGCGTTCCTGGAGTTCCAGATCGTCCGGCCGCTCACCGAGCTGCAGGGCGCCCTGCCGCGCCTGGACGCCGCGGTCGCCCGCGCGTTCCCCGACGCGTCGAAGCCCGGCGCCGCCGAGGCTCCCGCGAACCCGGTCGGCGGGATCCTGCAGACGGCGCCCAAGGCGGACAGCGCCCGCCCCGACAGCGCCGGCGACAGCACGGCGGTCGCCGCGAACACCACCGGAGCCAAGGGCGACAAGCCCGACGCCGCGGCCGCGGGCACCCCGTTCAGCTCCAAGCTGGCCCCCGGCGAGCCCGGCGCGCTCGCGGTGAAGACGTCGGACACGGCGCAGGTCGCCCGCTGGCTGCGCCACCCCGAGGTGCAGCGCGCCCTGCCGCGCGGCACCACGATGCTGTGGGCCGTTCCCGAGGCGGAGGAGAACCCGGAGTACCGCACGCTCTGGTTCGTGGACAACGCGGCGATCATGACCGGCGAGAACCTGCAGAACGCGCAGGCGCAGGGCGACCAGTTCGGCCGCCCCGTGGTGAGCTTCGAGCTGAGCCGCGCGGCGGGCCGCAAGTTCGAGAAGGCGACCGGCGCGCACATCAACGAGCAGATGGCGATCGTGCTGGACGACCGCGTCTACACGGCGCCCAGCATCCGCGGCCAGATCGGCTCGCACGGGCAGATCGACATGGGGAGCGCCAAGCTGGAGGACGCCTCCGAGCTCGCGCTGGTGCTCCGTGCCGGCGCCCTTCCGGTGCCGCTGCGCATCGTGGAAGAGCGCAGCGTGGGCCCCTCGCTCGGCGCCGACTCCATCAACCACGGGATCATCGCCGGCATCGTGGGGATCGTGGCGGTGGTGCTCATCATGGTGGGCGTGTACAAGCGCTCCGGCTTCCTCTCGGTGGTGGCGCTCGCCATCTACGTTCTCCTTACCCTGGGGATGCTCGCCGCGCTGGACGCCACGCTGACCTTCCCCGGGATCGCGGGACTGATCCTCTCGGTGGGGATGGCGGTGGACGCCAACGTGCTGATCTTCGAGCGCATCCGCGAGGAGCTGGACGCGGGGCGCAACACCAAGACGGCGATCAACGAAGGGTTCCACCACGCGCTGCGGGCGATCATCGACTCGGCCGTGACCACCCTGATCACCTCGGCAATCCTGTTCTACACGGGCACCGGCCCCATCCGCGGCTTCGCGGTGACGCTGGCACTCGGCGTGGTGGCCTCGATGTTCACCGCGATCTTCACCACGCGGACGCTGATGATGCTCGACCTCGGGCGTCAGTCGGCGGCTACGCAGAAGCTTTCGATCTAA
- the secF gene encoding protein translocase subunit SecF — MRFFQNASYPFLEWRKRAYLATALMLLVGIGAMAAHTAAGRAWLNYGIDFTGGTVVQVRFKQAAHAEDVRAAAVAAGHSDWEITQFGGANEFEIRTPSRSFSQEAGRDAQSRVRQAMGARFGAENVTIARTEAVGPRAGAELQRNALWAILLSFAVTLIYLWIRFEWRFSLAAIIATAHDIVITLGFLALTRTEVSLGTVAAVLTVVGYSMHDTIIVFDRVREDLQKPRGGRTFIAILDKAINETLPRTILTVGTVLATLLALLFFGGPVIYPFALVMVVGISIGTFSSVFVASPVLYEIQRRWPRKEPKREQAAHSTSRSREAAERVRV, encoded by the coding sequence ATGCGATTCTTCCAGAACGCCAGCTACCCCTTCCTTGAGTGGCGGAAGCGTGCGTACCTCGCCACGGCACTGATGCTCCTGGTGGGGATCGGCGCCATGGCCGCGCACACCGCGGCCGGGCGCGCGTGGCTCAACTACGGGATCGACTTCACCGGCGGCACCGTGGTGCAGGTGCGGTTCAAGCAGGCCGCGCACGCGGAGGACGTGCGCGCGGCGGCCGTGGCGGCCGGCCACAGCGACTGGGAGATCACCCAGTTCGGCGGCGCCAACGAGTTCGAGATCCGCACCCCGTCGCGCTCCTTTTCGCAGGAAGCCGGGCGTGACGCGCAGAGCCGGGTGCGGCAGGCGATGGGTGCCCGCTTCGGCGCGGAGAACGTGACCATCGCCCGCACGGAGGCGGTGGGCCCGCGCGCCGGCGCCGAGCTGCAGAGGAACGCGCTCTGGGCGATCCTCCTGTCGTTCGCGGTCACCCTGATCTACCTGTGGATCCGCTTCGAGTGGCGCTTCAGCCTCGCGGCGATCATCGCCACGGCGCACGACATCGTCATCACCCTCGGCTTCCTGGCGCTCACCCGCACGGAGGTGTCGCTGGGGACGGTGGCGGCCGTGCTGACGGTGGTGGGCTACTCGATGCACGACACGATCATCGTGTTCGACCGCGTTCGCGAGGACCTGCAGAAGCCCCGCGGCGGCCGCACGTTCATCGCCATCCTGGACAAGGCGATCAACGAGACGCTCCCGCGCACCATCCTTACGGTGGGCACGGTGCTGGCGACCCTGCTGGCGCTCCTCTTCTTCGGCGGCCCGGTGATCTACCCGTTCGCGCTGGTGATGGTGGTGGGGATCTCGATCGGTACCTTCTCGTCGGTCTTCGTCGCCTCGCCCGTGCTGTACGAGATCCAGCGCCGCTGGCCTCGCAAGGAGCCGAAGCGCGAGCAGGCGGCCCATTCCACCTCGCGCAGCCGGGAAGCGGCGGAGCGGGTCAGGGTCTGA